A region from the Andrena cerasifolii isolate SP2316 chromosome 11, iyAndCera1_principal, whole genome shotgun sequence genome encodes:
- the LOC143374824 gene encoding carboxypeptidase B isoform X1, which yields MGKSCATRGARDRLATLVLLAAVVLVAEASSVNRHRREFVIPDWIEIVDEPVAENSKAIQRAVRVREARVTYDGAQLWRVRASEGLPETVSNVAMDFQEAGLFSLWTGNDTTCDVMVRSEEIPRVARYLKQKDLEYQVIIDDLQKEIDGENRVLTEQQVLELEGRKARYAWWRGVVVKERGRYPRPRPLLRYPVTSVHGGGGPWRFRGHRMEWSSYHRLEDIHVYLDYLAETFPEACSVVSIGNSVEGRPLKVLRISNGKPNVPALWIDGGIHAREWISPAAVTYIIDYLVENSETLEADYYILPVANPDGYEYTFTRDRLWRKNRRRAIGSSCTGVDLNRNFGYRWGGMGTSKDPCREIYAGSGPFSEPETNAIRNFFEASAANFKAYLTFHSYGQFILYPWGYDKRVPPDYADLERVGREMSEAMRKEGGANSAYKVGNSATTLYAASGGSDDWAKAMLKMKYTYTIELRDTGKHGFVLPSRYIIPTSKEALAAVLVVAEALKLL from the exons ATGGGGAAGAGCTGTGCAACACGTGGCGCGCGCGATCGGCTCGCGACGCTCGTGCTCCTCGCCGCCGTGGTACTCGTCGCCGAGGCGTCGTCGGTGAATCGGCATAGGCGAGAGTTCGTTATCCCTGACTGGATCGAGATCGTCGACGAGCCGGTCGCGGAGAACTCGAAGGCGATCCAAAGGGCGGTCAGGGTGAGGGAGGCGAGGGTGACTTACGATGGTGCACAGTTGTGGAGGGTCCGCGCTTCCGAAGGGCTGCCGGAGACGGTGTCGAACGTGGCTATGGACTTCCAGGAAGCTGGAT TGTTCTCCCTGTGGACCGGGAACGACACCACATGCGACGTGATGGTTCGTTCAGAAGAAATCCCCCGTGTCGCTCGGTACCTGAAGCAAAAGGACTTGGAGTACCAAGTGATAATTGACGATCTGCAGAAGGAAATCGACGGAGAGAATCGCGTCCTAACCGAGCAGCAGGTGTTGGAGCTGGAAGGGCGCAAAG CTCGTTACGCTTGGTGGCGGGGCGTCGTGGTGAAAGAGCGTGGTAGATACCCACGTCCTCGCCCTCTTCTTCGTTATCCTGTAACTAGTGTACACGGTGGAGGTGGCCCTTGGCGCTTTAGGG GTCATCGAATGGAGTGGTCCAGTTACCATCGTCTCGAGGACATCCACGTGTACCTCGACTACCTCGCTGAGACATTCCCCGAAGCTTGCTCCGTCGTGAGCATTGGCAACTCCGTTGAAGGCAGACCCCTCAAG GTTCTGAGAATCAGCAATGGGAAGCCGAACGTGCCTGCCCTGTGGATCGACGGGGGTATCCACGCCAGGGAATGGATCTCGCCAGCGGCTGTCACCTATATTATCGATTATCTCGTGGAAAACAGCGAGACTCTAGAGGCTGACTACTATATTCTCCCAGTGGCGAATCCTGACGG ATACGAGTACACTTTCACCAGAGATCGTTTATGGCGAAAGAACAGGAGACGAGCGATAGGCAGCTCCTGCACCGGTGTGGACCTTAATAGGAACTTTGGTTATCGATGGGGAGGCATGGGGACCAGCAAAGATCCGTGTCGCGAGATTTATGCAGGTTCTGGACCGTTCTCTGAGCCTGAAACCAACGCTATTAGAAACTTCTTCGAGGCCAGCGCAGCTAATTTCAAA GCATATCTGACGTTCCACAGCTACGGCCAGTTCATTTTGTATCCGTGGGGCTACGACAAGCGCGTCCCGCCAGATTACGCCGACCTCGAGAGGGTCGGTAGAGAGATGAGCGAGGCGATGAGGAAGGAAGGAGGTGCCAACAGCGCCTACAAGGTTGGAAATAGCGCCACCACGCTGTACGCCGCTTCTGGTGGCTCCGACGACTGGGCCAAGGCCATGCTGAAGATGAAGTACACCTACACGATCGAGTTGAGGGACACTGGGAAGCACGGCTTCGTTTTGCCCTCGCGTTACATCATTCCGACGTCCAAGGAAGCTCTAGCCGCGGTGTTAGTTGTCGCGGAAGCTCTCAAGTTGTTGTAA
- the LOC143374824 gene encoding carboxypeptidase B isoform X2: MGKSCATRGARDRLATLVLLAAVVLVAEASSVNRHRREFVIPDWIEIVDEPVAENSKAIQRAVRVREARVTYDGAQLWRVRASEGLPETVSNVAMDFQEAGLFSLWTGNDTTCDVMVRSEEIPRVARYLKQKDLEYQVIIDDLQKEIDGENRVLTEQQVLELEGRKGHRMEWSSYHRLEDIHVYLDYLAETFPEACSVVSIGNSVEGRPLKVLRISNGKPNVPALWIDGGIHAREWISPAAVTYIIDYLVENSETLEADYYILPVANPDGYEYTFTRDRLWRKNRRRAIGSSCTGVDLNRNFGYRWGGMGTSKDPCREIYAGSGPFSEPETNAIRNFFEASAANFKAYLTFHSYGQFILYPWGYDKRVPPDYADLERVGREMSEAMRKEGGANSAYKVGNSATTLYAASGGSDDWAKAMLKMKYTYTIELRDTGKHGFVLPSRYIIPTSKEALAAVLVVAEALKLL; the protein is encoded by the exons ATGGGGAAGAGCTGTGCAACACGTGGCGCGCGCGATCGGCTCGCGACGCTCGTGCTCCTCGCCGCCGTGGTACTCGTCGCCGAGGCGTCGTCGGTGAATCGGCATAGGCGAGAGTTCGTTATCCCTGACTGGATCGAGATCGTCGACGAGCCGGTCGCGGAGAACTCGAAGGCGATCCAAAGGGCGGTCAGGGTGAGGGAGGCGAGGGTGACTTACGATGGTGCACAGTTGTGGAGGGTCCGCGCTTCCGAAGGGCTGCCGGAGACGGTGTCGAACGTGGCTATGGACTTCCAGGAAGCTGGAT TGTTCTCCCTGTGGACCGGGAACGACACCACATGCGACGTGATGGTTCGTTCAGAAGAAATCCCCCGTGTCGCTCGGTACCTGAAGCAAAAGGACTTGGAGTACCAAGTGATAATTGACGATCTGCAGAAGGAAATCGACGGAGAGAATCGCGTCCTAACCGAGCAGCAGGTGTTGGAGCTGGAAGGGCGCAAAG GTCATCGAATGGAGTGGTCCAGTTACCATCGTCTCGAGGACATCCACGTGTACCTCGACTACCTCGCTGAGACATTCCCCGAAGCTTGCTCCGTCGTGAGCATTGGCAACTCCGTTGAAGGCAGACCCCTCAAG GTTCTGAGAATCAGCAATGGGAAGCCGAACGTGCCTGCCCTGTGGATCGACGGGGGTATCCACGCCAGGGAATGGATCTCGCCAGCGGCTGTCACCTATATTATCGATTATCTCGTGGAAAACAGCGAGACTCTAGAGGCTGACTACTATATTCTCCCAGTGGCGAATCCTGACGG ATACGAGTACACTTTCACCAGAGATCGTTTATGGCGAAAGAACAGGAGACGAGCGATAGGCAGCTCCTGCACCGGTGTGGACCTTAATAGGAACTTTGGTTATCGATGGGGAGGCATGGGGACCAGCAAAGATCCGTGTCGCGAGATTTATGCAGGTTCTGGACCGTTCTCTGAGCCTGAAACCAACGCTATTAGAAACTTCTTCGAGGCCAGCGCAGCTAATTTCAAA GCATATCTGACGTTCCACAGCTACGGCCAGTTCATTTTGTATCCGTGGGGCTACGACAAGCGCGTCCCGCCAGATTACGCCGACCTCGAGAGGGTCGGTAGAGAGATGAGCGAGGCGATGAGGAAGGAAGGAGGTGCCAACAGCGCCTACAAGGTTGGAAATAGCGCCACCACGCTGTACGCCGCTTCTGGTGGCTCCGACGACTGGGCCAAGGCCATGCTGAAGATGAAGTACACCTACACGATCGAGTTGAGGGACACTGGGAAGCACGGCTTCGTTTTGCCCTCGCGTTACATCATTCCGACGTCCAAGGAAGCTCTAGCCGCGGTGTTAGTTGTCGCGGAAGCTCTCAAGTTGTTGTAA
- the LOC143374833 gene encoding trypsin isoform X1 — protein sequence MLASRIKLPFRRLLTVLSFGLVLCSEVNEMTSRPAMLASRPTRIVGGKDAEKGLHPWQVSVHWGDRERKIPPRHVCGGSLLTAGWVLTAGHCKTLAPLRGEFLILAGKFRLGVSEDTEQSRLVDRVFVHPQYDGSVAPYDIALMKLEEPFDLNPFVSTVSLPYPDSIPTGDVMLTGWGSTGRTRAQENPENLQAATLPIIDYDLCKSTLNKSLKRKEKNTLHPTNICTGPLDGSLSACKGDSGGPLVRRNAFGEAEVVGIVSWGLFPCGGKNAPNVYTRVSAFITWIAVIMLNYS from the exons ATGTTAGCTTCTCGAATTAAGCTGCCGTTTCGCAGACTCCTGACGGTGCTGAGTTTCGGTCTGGTGCTGTGTTCCGAAGTGAACG AGATGACTTCGAGACCCGCGATGTTGGCATCGAGACCGACGAGGATCGTTGGTGGGAAGGACGCGGAAAAAGGGCTGCATCCCTGGCAAGTGTCGGTGCACTGGGGCGATCGCGAACGAAAGATTCCACCGAGGCACGTTTGCGGTGGCAGCTTATTGACCGCTGGCTGGGTGTTGACAGCTGGCCACTGCAAAACTCTAGCACCGCTGAGAGGAGAGTTTCTAATTCTGGCTGGGAAGTTCAGGCTCGGCGTTTCCGAGGACACTGAACAGAGCAGGCTGGTCGACAGGGTCTTCGTGCATCCGCAATACGATGG GTCCGTAGCACCGTACGACATTGCGCTGATGAAGCTGGAAGAGCCGTTTGACTTAAACCCTTTCGTTTCTACGGTGTCGCTGCCGTACCCTGACTCAATCCCCACTGGAGATGTGATGTTAACTGGCTGGGGTAGCACTGGAAGGACGCGTGCTCAAGAAAACCCTGAGAACCTCCAGGCAGCCACGCTGCCAATCATCGACTACGATTTGTGTAAAAGTACGCTGAACAAGAGCTTGAAACGGAAGGAGAAGAATACACTTCATCCCACGAACATCTGCACAGGACCTTTGGACGGTAGCTTGTCAGCTTGCAAG GGTGATTCTGGGGGACCACTGGTCAGAAGAAACGCTTTCGGTGAAGCAGAAGTCGTAGGAATAGTTTCCTGGGGATTATTCCCCTGCGGTGGAAAGAACGCACCCAACGTGTACACCAGAGTCTCAGCTTTCATCACGTGGATCGCAGTGATCATGCTCAACTACTCTTAA
- the LOC143374833 gene encoding trypsin isoform X2, with protein sequence MTSRPAMLASRPTRIVGGKDAEKGLHPWQVSVHWGDRERKIPPRHVCGGSLLTAGWVLTAGHCKTLAPLRGEFLILAGKFRLGVSEDTEQSRLVDRVFVHPQYDGSVAPYDIALMKLEEPFDLNPFVSTVSLPYPDSIPTGDVMLTGWGSTGRTRAQENPENLQAATLPIIDYDLCKSTLNKSLKRKEKNTLHPTNICTGPLDGSLSACKGDSGGPLVRRNAFGEAEVVGIVSWGLFPCGGKNAPNVYTRVSAFITWIAVIMLNYS encoded by the exons ATGACTTCGAGACCCGCGATGTTGGCATCGAGACCGACGAGGATCGTTGGTGGGAAGGACGCGGAAAAAGGGCTGCATCCCTGGCAAGTGTCGGTGCACTGGGGCGATCGCGAACGAAAGATTCCACCGAGGCACGTTTGCGGTGGCAGCTTATTGACCGCTGGCTGGGTGTTGACAGCTGGCCACTGCAAAACTCTAGCACCGCTGAGAGGAGAGTTTCTAATTCTGGCTGGGAAGTTCAGGCTCGGCGTTTCCGAGGACACTGAACAGAGCAGGCTGGTCGACAGGGTCTTCGTGCATCCGCAATACGATGG GTCCGTAGCACCGTACGACATTGCGCTGATGAAGCTGGAAGAGCCGTTTGACTTAAACCCTTTCGTTTCTACGGTGTCGCTGCCGTACCCTGACTCAATCCCCACTGGAGATGTGATGTTAACTGGCTGGGGTAGCACTGGAAGGACGCGTGCTCAAGAAAACCCTGAGAACCTCCAGGCAGCCACGCTGCCAATCATCGACTACGATTTGTGTAAAAGTACGCTGAACAAGAGCTTGAAACGGAAGGAGAAGAATACACTTCATCCCACGAACATCTGCACAGGACCTTTGGACGGTAGCTTGTCAGCTTGCAAG GGTGATTCTGGGGGACCACTGGTCAGAAGAAACGCTTTCGGTGAAGCAGAAGTCGTAGGAATAGTTTCCTGGGGATTATTCCCCTGCGGTGGAAAGAACGCACCCAACGTGTACACCAGAGTCTCAGCTTTCATCACGTGGATCGCAGTGATCATGCTCAACTACTCTTAA
- the LOC143374837 gene encoding trypsin-1-like, with protein MSQILVIFATILAAVAATEPRQGYVLPLFDSRIVGGSEAKPGQFPWQVSLQWGWLSGMSHFCGGSILNSQWVVTAGHCVNAVPSYGKFVVKAGKHNLKLTEGSEQVVEVVKSIVHEEYPGNVAPYDIALLKLATPLKLNNFVQPISLPQPNSTPSGTAVLTGWGSTSRTSSPIMPDKLQTAPLPLIDLVTCKSAIEKLTGNSPLHETNVCSGPLTGGYSACSGDSGGPLVLNQNGKTELIGIVSWGIVPCGTQGAPSVYTKVSAFVDWIQTNIAK; from the exons ATGTCTCAGATACTGGTCATATTCGCCACCATCCTAGCAGCGGTTGCCGCCA CGGAACCCCGCCAGGGTTACGTGTTGCCACTGTTCGACAGCCGCATCGTTGGCGGGTCCGAAGCGAAGCCAGGACAATTCCCGTGGCAAGTGTCCCTGCAATGGGGATGGCTGTCCGGCATGTCTCACTTCTGCGGTGGATCTATACTGAACAGCCAATGGGTCGTCACTGCTGGGCATTGCGTTAACGCTGTCCCATCTTACGGGAAATTCGTTGTTAAAGCTGGAAAGCATAACTTGAAACTGACCGAAGGCAGCGAGCAAGTGGTTGAAGTAGTGAAGTCCATCGTTCATGAAGAGTACCCTGG AAACGTAGCACCCTACGACATCGCGTTGCTGAAGCTGGCTACGCCTCTGAAACTGAACAACTTTGTGCAACCGATCTCTCTGCCACAGCCAAACAGCACGCCATCCGGAACCGCCGTCCTGACAGGCTGGGGATCAACTTCCAGAACCAGTAGTCCCATAATGCCCGACAAACTTCAGACCGCCCCGTTGCCTCTTATCGACTTGGTCACCTGCAAGAGTGCCATCGAGAAGCTGACCGGAAATTCCCCATTGCACGAGACCAACGTTTGCAGCGGACCCCTTACTGGCGGCTACTCAGCGTGCAGC GGTGACTCCGGCGGCCCACTGGTCCTCAACCAGAACGGCAAAACTGAACTCATCGGAATCGTTTCCTGGGGAATCGTACCGTGCGGCACACAGGGCGCACCATCCGTGTACACCAAGGTCTCTGCCTTCGTCGACTGGATCCAGACGAACATCGCCAAATAA
- the LOC143374915 gene encoding trypsin-1-like, with amino-acid sequence MFSKCVLAAVLVLQVCWAAPNGLVPRITDGVNASPGEFPYQVSLQWGIPPILGYSHICGGSIIAEKFVLTAGHCVQKFGKLRIVAGKYYLNKNEQFEQAIDVVKSTVHSGYPGGVAQHDIALLKLASPLQFNEKVAPVGLPTQNQKQTGEAVLSGWGSTSKSTRPVMPTVLQKAVVPILDNDECYKELTSVPVDGQQPELFDTQVCSGIAGKEVSACSGDSGGPLAQIVGDKAVQVGIVSWGMMPCGSSHMPSVYTRVASYIGWIHEHMQ; translated from the exons ATGTTCTCCAAGTGTGTTCTTGCTGCAGTCCTCGTGCTTCAGG TCTGCTGGGCTGCCCCCAACGGCCTGGTACCCAGAATCACCGATGGCGTCAACGCTAGTCCCGGAGAATTCCCATACCAGGTCTCCCTTCAATGGGGGATCCCACCCATTCTTGGGTACAGCCACATCTGTGGTGGATCTATCATCGCTGAGAAATTCGTCTTGACAGCTGGCCACTGTGTCCAGAAGTTCGGGAAACTTAGAATCGTTGCTGGCAAATACTACCTCAACAAGAACGAACAATTCGAACAGGCAATCGACGTTGTCAAGAGCACCGTCCACAGTGGCTACCCTGG AGGTGTCGCTCAACACGACATCGCCCTGCTGAAGCTGGCGTCTCCTCTGCAATTCAACGAGAAAGTAGCTCCCGTTGGCCTGCCAACTCAGAACCAGAAACAAACTGGAGAAGCTGTTCTGTCTGGATGGGGATCCACCTCCAAGAGCACTCGCCCTGTTATGCCAACTGTTCTGCAGAAGGCTGTTGTTCCAATCCTCGACAACGACGAATGCTACAAGGAACTCACCTCCGTACCAGTTGATGGCCAGCAACCCGAACTTTTCGACACCCAGGTCTGCAGTGGAATTGCTGGCAAAGAGGTGTCCGCTTGCTCT GGTGACTCTGGTGGCCCACTTGCCCAAATTGTTGGCGACAAGGCAGTCCAAGTTGGTATCGTGTCATGGGGTATGATGCCATGCGGATCGAGCCACATGCCATCCGTCTACACTCGCGTGGCCTCCTACATCGGCTGGATCCACGAGcatatgcaataa
- the LOC143374823 gene encoding carboxypeptidase B isoform X1, with protein sequence MAIDVESVMSIVLGLSIIITSNRTAARPQRGDFELPVQQSLNCSALEKGVWSLEKGSQEIPRYTVAEDTVPNRTNESAAPCFGNAGRGFSIVEIFESMFSAVANGIGSIVTSIIGPEKAAKSKSRRVNYKNHQLIRLFPSTEGQVNEVKDLSDTEPEDIKFWTQPMFNKTTDMVVAPGLIPELKAFLRDRGIDFKVLIPDLQKTIAHQNPTMSKEQREDLVTTQGHTMTWKRYHRYREIVRYLEYLAFKYSKLVELITIGSSYNGQPIKMLKISTGPNKEGKAKPAIWIDAGMHAREWIGSAVATYIISQLVEKNASYAKLLDNADWMILPVANPDGYEFTHTSDRLWRKTRSNHGENQDDSRSFHSSLLQLVNRYARWFWGNCEGVDPNRNFGYHWGEVEDGGASLDPCHEIYAGPHAFSEPETKAMADYILANKQNIRMYLTLHSYSQMWLVPWGYTYSKPSDYSELANAARKAINAISKVHGTSYQLGPSADLLYPTSGASDDWAKGVAGIKYAYTLELRDRGTYGFLLPATQIVPTARETWAGIKTIARLVTCNT encoded by the exons ATGGCTATCGACGTCGAGTCGGTCATGTCCATCGTCCTTGGTTTGTCGATCATTATCACGTCGAATCGAACCGCAGCGCGACCACAGCGCGGTGATTTCGAGCTGCCCGTGCAACAATCGCTAAACTGTTCGGCCTTGGAAAAGGGGGTGTGGTCCTTGGAAAAAGGGAGCCAGGAAATACCGCG GTATACAGTTGCAGAGGATACTGTCCCCAATAGAACGAACGAATCTGCAGCGCCGTGCTTCGGGAATGCAGGCAGAGGATTTTCTATCGTTGAAATCTTCGAATCGATGTTTTCTGCGGTAGCTAACGGCATCGGCTCTATCGTGACTAGTATAATAGGCCCAGAGAAAGCTGCAAAATCAAAGTCCCGAAGGGTCAACTACAAGAACCACCAACTGATTAGACTGTTCCCCAGTACTGAGGGGCAAGTGAACGAGGTGAAGGACCTTAGTGATACCGAGCCGGAAGACATCAAGTTCTGGACCCAGCCGATGTTTAATAA aacgACAGACATGGTCGTCGCCCCAGGTCTAATTCCTGAGTTGAAAGCGTTCCTCAGAGACAGGGGGATCGATTTCAAAGTACTGATACCTGATCTTCAG AAAACGATAGCCCATCAGAACCCGACGATGTCGAAAGAGCAACGGGAAGATCTCGTCACCACCCAAGGCCACACTATGACCTGGAAGAGATATCATCGATACAGAG AGATCGTCAGATACTTGGAATACTTGGCGTTCAAGTACTCGAAGCTAGTTGAATTGATAACCATAGGGAGCAGTTACAACGGGCAACCTATCAAGATGCTAAAAATTTCCACTGGACCGAACAAAGAAGGGAAAGCTAAGCCAGCGATATGGATAGATGCCG GCATGCACGCACGCGAATGGATCGGCTCCGCCGTGGCGACCTACATCATCAGCCAGCTGGTGGAGAAAAACGCGAGCTACGCGAAACTGCTCGATAATGCGGACTGGATGATCCTGCCAGTGGCGAATCCAGATGGCTACGAGTTCACTCACACCAGCGACAGGCTGTGGCGAAAAACGCGAAGCAACCACGGGGAGAATCAAGACGACAGCCG GTCCTTCCATTCTAGCCTCCTTCAACTGGTGAACCGGTACGCGAGGTGGTTCTGGGGCAATTGCGAGGGTGTCGACCCGAATAGGAACTTTGGGTACCATTGGGGCGAAGTGGAGGACGGAGGGGCGAGTCTGGACCCGTGTCACGAAATCTACGCTGGTCCACACGCGTTCTCTGAGCCTGAAACGAAGGCAATGGCTGATTACATCCTTGCCAATAAGCAGAATATCAG AATGTATCTAACGTTGCACTCCTACTCGCAAATGTGGCTGGTACCGTGGGGTTATACGTACTCGAAGCCCTCTGATTACTCGGAATTAGCGAACGCCGCCAGGAAAGCGATAAACGCGATTTCAAAGGTTCATGGCACCAGTTATCAACTTGGTCCATCGGCTGACCTGCTCTACCCCACTTCAG GAGCTTCCGACGATTGGGCAAAGGGTGTAGCTGGTATCAAGTACGCCTACACCCTGGAACTTCGAGATCGTGGTACTTACGGATTTCTACTTCCGGCGACGCAAATTGTACCCACCGCGAGGGAAACTTGGGCGGGGATAAAAACGATCGCTCGTCTAGTCACTTGCAACACGTGA
- the LOC143374823 gene encoding carboxypeptidase B isoform X2, with product MAIDVESVMSIVLGLSIIITSNRTAARPQRGDFELPVQQSLNCSALEKGVWSLEKGSQEIPRYTVAEDTVPNRTNESAAPCFGNAGRGFSIVEIFESMFSAVANGIGSIVTSIIGPEKAAKSKSRRVNYKNHQLIRLFPSTEGQVNEVKDLSDTEPEDIKFWTQPMFNKTTDMVVAPGLIPELKAFLRDRGIDFKVLIPDLQKTIAHQNPTMSKEQREDLVTTQGHTMTWKRYHRYREIVRYLEYLAFKYSKLVELITIGSSYNGQPIKMLKISTGPNKEGKAKPAIWIDAGMHAREWIGSAVATYIISQLVEKNASYAKLLDNADWMILPVANPDGYEFTHTSDRLWRKTRSNHGENQDDSRLLQLVNRYARWFWGNCEGVDPNRNFGYHWGEVEDGGASLDPCHEIYAGPHAFSEPETKAMADYILANKQNIRMYLTLHSYSQMWLVPWGYTYSKPSDYSELANAARKAINAISKVHGTSYQLGPSADLLYPTSGASDDWAKGVAGIKYAYTLELRDRGTYGFLLPATQIVPTARETWAGIKTIARLVTCNT from the exons ATGGCTATCGACGTCGAGTCGGTCATGTCCATCGTCCTTGGTTTGTCGATCATTATCACGTCGAATCGAACCGCAGCGCGACCACAGCGCGGTGATTTCGAGCTGCCCGTGCAACAATCGCTAAACTGTTCGGCCTTGGAAAAGGGGGTGTGGTCCTTGGAAAAAGGGAGCCAGGAAATACCGCG GTATACAGTTGCAGAGGATACTGTCCCCAATAGAACGAACGAATCTGCAGCGCCGTGCTTCGGGAATGCAGGCAGAGGATTTTCTATCGTTGAAATCTTCGAATCGATGTTTTCTGCGGTAGCTAACGGCATCGGCTCTATCGTGACTAGTATAATAGGCCCAGAGAAAGCTGCAAAATCAAAGTCCCGAAGGGTCAACTACAAGAACCACCAACTGATTAGACTGTTCCCCAGTACTGAGGGGCAAGTGAACGAGGTGAAGGACCTTAGTGATACCGAGCCGGAAGACATCAAGTTCTGGACCCAGCCGATGTTTAATAA aacgACAGACATGGTCGTCGCCCCAGGTCTAATTCCTGAGTTGAAAGCGTTCCTCAGAGACAGGGGGATCGATTTCAAAGTACTGATACCTGATCTTCAG AAAACGATAGCCCATCAGAACCCGACGATGTCGAAAGAGCAACGGGAAGATCTCGTCACCACCCAAGGCCACACTATGACCTGGAAGAGATATCATCGATACAGAG AGATCGTCAGATACTTGGAATACTTGGCGTTCAAGTACTCGAAGCTAGTTGAATTGATAACCATAGGGAGCAGTTACAACGGGCAACCTATCAAGATGCTAAAAATTTCCACTGGACCGAACAAAGAAGGGAAAGCTAAGCCAGCGATATGGATAGATGCCG GCATGCACGCACGCGAATGGATCGGCTCCGCCGTGGCGACCTACATCATCAGCCAGCTGGTGGAGAAAAACGCGAGCTACGCGAAACTGCTCGATAATGCGGACTGGATGATCCTGCCAGTGGCGAATCCAGATGGCTACGAGTTCACTCACACCAGCGACAGGCTGTGGCGAAAAACGCGAAGCAACCACGGGGAGAATCAAGACGACAGCCG CCTCCTTCAACTGGTGAACCGGTACGCGAGGTGGTTCTGGGGCAATTGCGAGGGTGTCGACCCGAATAGGAACTTTGGGTACCATTGGGGCGAAGTGGAGGACGGAGGGGCGAGTCTGGACCCGTGTCACGAAATCTACGCTGGTCCACACGCGTTCTCTGAGCCTGAAACGAAGGCAATGGCTGATTACATCCTTGCCAATAAGCAGAATATCAG AATGTATCTAACGTTGCACTCCTACTCGCAAATGTGGCTGGTACCGTGGGGTTATACGTACTCGAAGCCCTCTGATTACTCGGAATTAGCGAACGCCGCCAGGAAAGCGATAAACGCGATTTCAAAGGTTCATGGCACCAGTTATCAACTTGGTCCATCGGCTGACCTGCTCTACCCCACTTCAG GAGCTTCCGACGATTGGGCAAAGGGTGTAGCTGGTATCAAGTACGCCTACACCCTGGAACTTCGAGATCGTGGTACTTACGGATTTCTACTTCCGGCGACGCAAATTGTACCCACCGCGAGGGAAACTTGGGCGGGGATAAAAACGATCGCTCGTCTAGTCACTTGCAACACGTGA